One Brassica napus cultivar Da-Ae chromosome C4, Da-Ae, whole genome shotgun sequence genomic region harbors:
- the LOC106396061 gene encoding uncharacterized protein LOC106396061, which produces MWVSSNYKMRELKKCCLVLQLDSNEFCTTLRLPGRVYEAVEPPDNPKAIIHHSKIDYVEKVEDILGKEEFSLIENSHIGSILKVVKRNRVPFSEELFHFLMQRRVLTQREDLWFTFSDQPMRFSLRKFHLTTGLRCEEDQTITEPQFKIMKKPYLWMLGKNDKFTVRTLYEMFKEKARSMPTLERLSLGTAIITEAVIMAENPSSKIPRDRLQRYMNYRLPKMAWGKTAYSILMRSVKNLSASFWTGDSYEVSGFALAINLWAMSSVHVLGKSLGKPCETSSSSDPLCLNWDSTKTPTITEVLELEKINNVSFYKRV; this is translated from the coding sequence ATGTGGGTTTCAAGTAATTATAAGATGCGTGAACTCAAAAAGTGTTGTCTTGTATTGCAGTTGGATAGCAACGAGTTTTGCACAACCTTGAGATTGCCTGGGAGGGTTTATGAAGCTGTAGAACCACCAGATAATCCCAAAGCGATAATCCAtcactcaaagattgattaTGTCGAGAAGGTAGAAGATATATtaggaaaagaagagttctCTTTGATAGAGAACTCTCACATTGGGAGCATTTTGAAGGTGGTTAAAAGGAATAGGGTTCCATTTTCAGAAGAGTTGTTTCATTTCCTAATGCAGCGAAGAGTATTGACGCAAAGAGAGGATCTCTGGTTTACTTTCTCGGACCAGCCTATGAGGTTTTCACTAAGGAAATTTCATCTGACAACAGGCTTACGTTGTGAGGAAGATCAAACAATAACAGAGCCGCAGTTCAAAATAATGAAGAAGCCATACCTTTGGATGCTGGGCAAGAATGATAAGTTTACGGTGAGAACATTGTATGAAATGTTTAAAGAGAAAGCACGAAGCATGCCAACACTAGAAAGATTATCCCTTGGAACAGCAATAATCACAGAAGCGGTAATTATGGCAGAAAACCCGAGTTCTAAAATCCCGAGAGACAGGTTGCAGCGTTATATGAACTATCGCTTACCCAAGATGGCTTGGGGTAAAACTGCTTATAGCATCTTGATGAGAAGTGTAAAAAATTTGAGTGCAAGTTTCTGGACAGGAGATAGTTATGAAGTTAGTGGTTTTGCGCTAGCCATAAATTTGTGGGCAATGTCATCAGTGCATGTGCTTGGTAAATCTTTGGGAAAACCATGCGAGACATCCTCTTCTTCAGATCCGTTGTGTCTAAATTGGGACTCAACAAAAACTCCGACAATAACTGAAGTGTTAGAGCTGGAGAAGATAAACAATGTGAGTTTTTATAAACGTGTATAA
- the LOC111213257 gene encoding DUF724 domain-containing protein 2-like — MKNLKKEGKILSIAKGCEVEVSLQEDGFKGSWFRAILEQNPTRVKGEKLRVCYKTLLHEDGVNPCKETIERCFIRPVPPECMNEGVVFKEGSVVDAYFNNGWWTGVIVVERSDGSFFVYFDEPPDIMRFIRSQLRPHADWIGYKWVKSKNKVLSQQIFRTGKLVEMTREISDSEKEKIGPSPPRDLCAEYSLNHIVEVVVTHGWRKGRVTEIFIENNYKVYFDATKEDAVFNYTEIRMSMEWLGGVSWIHARKREFGNNAATPIRSAQESPSNTLVLEFNEDDTVNDDATEITSSRESHSNTSGLEATETEKQNHETVDGVELPLPHESDDMMDDVATPIIDPQEIPRGLIGIYEDL, encoded by the exons ATGAAGAATTTGAAGAAAGAAGGAAAAATTTTGTCTATTGCCAAAGGTTGTGAAGTAGAAGTATCTCTTCAAGAAGATGGATTCAAAGGTTCTTGGTTTAGAGCTATCCTCGAGCAAAATCCAACGAGAGTGAAAGGAGAAAAGCTTCGGGTTTGTTACAAAACTTTGCTCCACGAAGACGGTGTAAATCCTTGCAAGGAAACTATTGAAAGATGTTTTATTCGGCCGGTCCCGCCAGAGTGTATGAATGAGGGTGTCGTATTCAAGGAAGGGTCGGTGGTGGATGCTTATTTTAATAATGGTTGGTGGACTGGTGTTATCGTAGTTGAAAGGTCAGATGgtagtttttttgtttactttgaTGAACCACCAGACATAATGAGATTCATCAGAAGCCAACTGAGACCTCATGCTGATTGGATCGGCTATAAATGGGTCAAAAGCAAAAACAAG GTATTGAGTCAACAAATATTTAGAACAGGGAAGTTGGTGGAAATGACCCGTGAAATTAGTGACagtgaaaaggaaaaaattgG GCCATCTCCTCCTCGAGATCTTTGTGCAGAGTACAGTCTGAACCACATTGTTGAAGTGGTTGTTACACATGGGTGGCGCAAAGGTCGAGTGACGGAAATTTTCATTGAAAACAATTACAAAGTGTATTTCGATGCCACAAAAGAGGATGCGGTTTTTAATTACACTGAGATTAGGATGTCAATGGAGTGGCTAGGTGGTGTTAGTTGGATTCACGCACGTAAG AGAGAATTTGGAAATAATGCTGCCACACCAATCAGATCCGCTCAAGAGAGCCCTAGTAACACACTTGTTTTAGAATTCAATGAAGATGATACGGTGAATGATGATGCCACCGAAATCACATCCTCTCGAGAGAGCCACAGTAACACTTCTGGTTTAGAAGCCACTGAGACTGAAAAACAAAACCATGAAACCGTAGAT GGAGTGGAGTTACCATTGCCTCATGAATCAGATGATATGATGGATGATGTAGCCACTCCAATCATAGACCCTCAAGAGATACCACGAG GGCTTATAGGGATTTATGAAGATTTATGA